Proteins from one Deinococcus fonticola genomic window:
- a CDS encoding M20 family metallopeptidase, translated as MTQTPETRIPGTQVPAELSQQVIQWRRHLHRHPELSFQEHHTAQFVEEELRRLPHLSVSRPTPTSVLAVLRGQAGPGKTVLLRADMDALPIQEETGLEFTSQNQGVMHACGHDGHTAMLLGAARMLSAHPETLSGEVRFIFQHAEELPPGGAQQLVDAGLMDGVDTVMGIHLMSPVPTGVVVVKGGPLMAAADRFSLKIQGKGGHGAMPNQTIDPVVIAAQIILAFQTIVSRTLDPMDTAVVTVATLEGGQAMNVIPDTVTLGGTVRTFNPEVRTLIPERMEAIAKGITQAHGATYQFDYIQGYRATTNDPEVAAKLQEMVRQVLPEAQLLTNPNPLMGSEDFSAYMTKAPGTFVLIGAGGPDAAPHHHPKFDLDEQALEQGVKLYIGAAHTLTR; from the coding sequence ATGACGCAGACACCCGAGACGCGGATACCCGGGACGCAGGTGCCCGCCGAACTTTCGCAGCAGGTCATTCAGTGGCGGCGTCACCTGCACCGCCATCCCGAACTGTCTTTTCAGGAGCACCACACCGCGCAGTTTGTCGAGGAGGAGCTGCGTCGACTTCCCCACCTGAGCGTCTCGCGGCCCACGCCCACCAGCGTGCTGGCGGTGCTCAGGGGCCAGGCCGGGCCGGGCAAGACGGTGCTGCTGCGGGCCGACATGGACGCGCTGCCCATCCAGGAGGAAACCGGGCTGGAGTTCACCTCGCAGAACCAGGGCGTCATGCACGCCTGCGGTCACGACGGGCACACCGCCATGCTGCTGGGGGCCGCCAGGATGCTCTCGGCGCACCCGGAAACGCTCAGCGGTGAAGTGCGTTTTATCTTTCAGCACGCCGAGGAATTGCCGCCCGGCGGAGCGCAGCAACTGGTGGATGCCGGCCTGATGGACGGGGTGGATACCGTGATGGGCATTCACCTGATGAGTCCGGTGCCGACCGGTGTGGTGGTGGTGAAAGGCGGGCCGCTGATGGCCGCCGCCGACCGCTTCAGCCTGAAAATTCAGGGGAAAGGCGGTCACGGGGCCATGCCGAACCAGACCATCGACCCGGTGGTGATTGCCGCGCAGATTATCCTGGCGTTCCAGACCATCGTGTCGCGCACCCTCGACCCGATGGATACGGCCGTGGTGACGGTGGCGACACTGGAAGGCGGGCAGGCCATGAACGTTATTCCGGACACCGTAACGCTGGGCGGCACCGTCCGCACCTTCAATCCGGAGGTTCGCACCCTCATTCCAGAGCGGATGGAAGCCATTGCGAAAGGCATCACGCAGGCGCACGGGGCCACCTACCAGTTCGATTACATCCAGGGCTACCGCGCCACCACGAACGACCCAGAGGTGGCGGCAAAACTTCAGGAGATGGTGCGCCAGGTGCTGCCTGAGGCCCAGTTGCTCACGAACCCCAACCCCCTGATGGGCAGCGAGGACTTCAGCGCGTACATGACCAAGGCCCCCGGCACCTTCGTGCTGATCGGCGCGGGTGGCCCGGACGCTGCCCCGCACCACCACCCGAAGTTCGACCTGGACGAACAGGCGCTGGAGCAGGGCGTGAAACTGTACATCGGCGCCGCCCACACCCTGACGCGCTGA
- the rimP gene encoding ribosome maturation factor RimP: MNNNPAQNNTENNQKLITLAQEAVQPLGFEVLEVQQQKQGGEHIVLIRIDRLDEQPVTMDDLTKASRAADALFDEADPIPGEYRLEFESPGSKRPLTRARHFERMLGLKARVKSGAHNFTAPIKAVSGDDVTFSVGGEDVTVKASEMQANLAEFPDRHR; this comes from the coding sequence ATGAATAACAACCCAGCCCAGAACAACACAGAGAACAACCAGAAACTCATCACCCTCGCCCAGGAAGCCGTGCAGCCCCTGGGGTTCGAGGTGCTGGAAGTCCAGCAGCAGAAACAGGGCGGCGAGCACATCGTCCTGATTCGCATCGACCGCCTGGACGAGCAGCCCGTCACCATGGACGACCTCACGAAAGCCAGCCGCGCCGCCGACGCGCTGTTCGACGAGGCCGACCCCATCCCCGGCGAGTACCGCCTGGAATTCGAGTCCCCCGGTTCCAAACGCCCCCTCACCCGCGCCCGCCACTTCGAGCGCATGCTGGGCCTGAAAGCCAGGGTGAAAAGTGGGGCGCACAACTTCACCGCCCCCATCAAAGCGGTCAGCGGCGACGACGTGACCTTCAGCGTCGGCGGAGAAGACGTTACGGTGAAAGCCAGCGAAATGCAGGCCAACCTGGCCGAATTTCCAGATCGGCACAGATAG
- a CDS encoding polysaccharide deacetylase family protein codes for MSAGRWRAVTAGLLGVTVLSAVLGEVLGRAMGWGALGGGPGSEPNVAVTFDDGPSERTHELLDVLREFGVQATFFVTQPACRAFPAELQATVQAGHQVEAHGRWHTHALLLQPWREWAQVRWHPRIQELRAQEPGFLVTGPLLYRPPYGGHSPFTRLLARLHRRQIALWDVEGRDWLNQSAEILAAQTLAQMRPGSVVLLHDGPQVTPELLRLVLSGLHARGLRAVTLHELRPQRLTWRAGLKRLRRSYGR; via the coding sequence GTGAGTGCCGGGCGCTGGAGGGCCGTCACGGCGGGCCTGCTGGGGGTCACCGTGCTGAGCGCGGTGCTCGGCGAGGTGCTGGGCCGCGCCATGGGCTGGGGCGCCCTGGGGGGCGGCCCAGGCAGCGAGCCGAACGTGGCCGTCACGTTCGACGATGGCCCGTCGGAGCGCACCCACGAGTTGCTGGACGTCCTGAGGGAATTTGGGGTGCAGGCCACGTTTTTCGTGACGCAGCCCGCCTGCCGGGCCTTTCCCGCAGAGTTGCAGGCCACCGTGCAGGCCGGCCATCAGGTGGAAGCGCACGGGCGCTGGCACACCCACGCGCTGCTGCTGCAACCGTGGCGCGAATGGGCGCAGGTTCGCTGGCATCCCCGTATCCAGGAACTCCGTGCTCAGGAGCCGGGGTTCTTGGTCACAGGGCCGCTGCTGTACCGGCCTCCTTACGGCGGGCACAGCCCCTTCACACGGCTGCTGGCCCGCCTCCACCGCCGGCAGATTGCCCTGTGGGACGTGGAGGGCCGCGACTGGTTGAATCAGTCCGCCGAGATTCTCGCGGCGCAGACGCTGGCGCAGATGCGGCCCGGCAGTGTCGTGCTGTTGCACGACGGCCCCCAGGTGACCCCTGAACTCCTGAGGCTCGTCCTGAGCGGCCTGCACGCCAGGGGTTTAAGGGCGGTCACCCTGCATGAACTGCGTCCGCAGCGCCTGACCTGGCGGGCGGGCCTGAAACGCCTGCGCCGGAGTTACGGACGCTGA
- the trhA gene encoding PAQR family membrane homeostasis protein TrhA, translating into MSLQSVLREPVNALTHWAGVLAALLLLLPMLWWADRAGLARWPFTVFLVSMAALYAASAAYHSFRGSERGLLWLRKLDHAGIFLLIAGSYTPVAYSGLHGFWRGGVLYGIWGIALAGIALKLLTMNLPRWISTLLYLGMGWLALALLPQLIRNLPAQAIFWLAAGGLLYTAGAIVYATKRWNPRPGVFGFHEIWHLFVLGGTGAHVVMMFNLR; encoded by the coding sequence GTGAGCCTGCAGTCTGTCTTGCGTGAACCGGTGAATGCCCTGACCCACTGGGCCGGCGTGCTGGCGGCCCTGCTGCTGCTATTGCCCATGCTGTGGTGGGCTGACCGGGCGGGGCTGGCGCGCTGGCCGTTCACGGTGTTTCTGGTCAGCATGGCCGCCCTGTACGCGGCCTCGGCGGCCTACCACTCCTTCCGGGGCAGCGAACGCGGGCTGCTGTGGCTGCGGAAACTGGATCATGCCGGCATCTTCCTGCTGATCGCCGGGAGCTACACGCCCGTGGCCTACTCCGGGCTGCACGGGTTCTGGCGCGGCGGCGTGCTGTACGGCATCTGGGGTATTGCGTTGGCCGGCATTGCCCTGAAGCTCCTCACGATGAATCTGCCGCGCTGGATCAGCACCCTGCTTTACCTGGGCATGGGCTGGCTGGCACTGGCGCTGCTGCCGCAGCTGATCCGGAACCTGCCCGCCCAGGCCATCTTCTGGCTGGCGGCAGGCGGGCTGCTGTATACGGCCGGGGCCATCGTTTACGCCACCAAACGCTGGAACCCGCGCCCCGGCGTGTTCGGTTTCCACGAGATCTGGCACCTGTTCGTGCTGGGCGGCACCGGCGCCCACGTGGTGATGATGTTCAACCTGCGGTAA
- the nusA gene encoding transcription termination factor NusA: MSQPEINFADALREVAQARNINEMQLIEAFEQSLAQAYTRNVEPDKRIEVHLDPQSGELEVLVVREVVEKVEDENLQISLADALELDSGVELGMEMEFPVDREKFSRIALQAAKQTLTQKMRETERNVVFNEYKDREGQVLTAQIVRSDNKGNWFVELGAGEAILPPREQIPGEKLTPGNRVKIYLKEVRKTPKGPTILASRADERLLDYLLRQEIPEVANGIVEIKAIAREAGQRSKVAVFSHNSNVDPIGACIGHRGNRIQAVTGELGRERVDVILWDANTREFIRNALSPAKVGLIEADSESREAGVTVTPDQLSLAIGKGGQNVRLAAKLTGFKIDLRETAAVSDLDAAMQQAMQDEQSGGEPQGAAKSAFDALFADSKSVATASPDDVQQEE, translated from the coding sequence ATGAGCCAACCGGAAATTAATTTCGCGGATGCCCTGCGTGAAGTCGCGCAGGCCCGCAACATCAACGAGATGCAGCTGATCGAGGCGTTCGAGCAGTCCCTCGCGCAGGCCTACACCCGCAACGTGGAGCCGGACAAACGCATCGAAGTTCACCTCGACCCGCAGTCGGGTGAACTGGAAGTGCTGGTCGTGCGTGAAGTCGTGGAGAAGGTGGAGGACGAGAACCTTCAGATCTCGCTGGCCGACGCGCTGGAACTCGATTCCGGCGTGGAACTGGGCATGGAGATGGAATTCCCGGTCGACCGCGAGAAATTTAGCCGCATTGCGTTGCAGGCCGCCAAGCAGACCCTGACGCAGAAAATGCGCGAAACCGAGCGTAACGTGGTGTTCAACGAGTACAAAGACCGTGAAGGTCAGGTCCTCACGGCGCAGATCGTGCGCAGCGACAACAAAGGTAACTGGTTCGTGGAACTGGGCGCGGGTGAGGCGATTCTGCCGCCGCGCGAGCAGATTCCCGGCGAGAAGCTGACCCCCGGCAACCGCGTCAAGATCTACCTGAAGGAAGTCCGCAAGACGCCCAAAGGCCCCACTATCCTGGCTTCTCGTGCCGACGAGCGGCTGCTGGATTACCTGCTGCGCCAGGAAATTCCCGAAGTGGCGAACGGCATCGTGGAAATCAAGGCCATCGCCCGCGAGGCCGGGCAGCGCAGCAAGGTGGCGGTGTTCAGCCACAACAGCAACGTCGACCCCATCGGCGCGTGCATCGGGCACCGTGGCAACCGCATTCAGGCGGTAACCGGTGAACTCGGGCGCGAGCGCGTGGACGTGATCCTGTGGGACGCCAACACCCGTGAATTCATTCGCAACGCCCTCTCCCCGGCAAAAGTCGGCCTGATCGAAGCCGACAGCGAAAGCCGCGAGGCCGGCGTGACGGTCACGCCGGATCAGCTCAGCCTCGCCATCGGCAAAGGCGGGCAGAACGTGCGCCTGGCCGCGAAACTGACCGGGTTCAAGATCGACCTGCGGGAAACCGCCGCCGTCAGCGACCTGGACGCCGCCATGCAGCAGGCCATGCAGGATGAACAGAGCGGAGGCGAACCGCAAGGCGCGGCGAAA
- a CDS encoding ABC transporter substrate-binding protein has protein sequence MLKKAVFAALSLSLVAGLAQAATLVYGAGGEPVSLDSGTITDGNSSMPQLLVYDPLVKFKKGTSQLAPGLALQWKPNKDATEWTFFLRPGVKFTDGTPFNADAVVFNVNRWWDRDAPGGAKETGKSFTSWQFIFGGFKGESNSLLKSVRADGANKVVFTLTRPFAPLPETLATSFFGIASPAAVKKAGAKYGTPAALPVGTGPFVMQSWQTGDRIVLTPNKAHWGKKASYDQLVLRFIKDPAARLNELKAGTIDFTTDLNPEQLNAVKSDKNLTPVLVPSFNVGFLSLNMNNTYLKNDKVRRAISMAVNKKAIVEAFWNGLGVTDASFLPPALGWANSKNVPDDYRFDPAAAKKLLAEAGYPNGFSIDLWYMPVSRPYFPTPKPIAEAMAADLSAIGVKVNLKTEDWAKYLDDRNKAPGFDMYMIGWTGPYASPYNFYYTYYGDESSLDSNYRSPKIFELLRQASASSSQAAQARAYSQIHQITYDANVRLPIVHSRPLGATRTYVKGWMPGPSTLLPFEDITIDGKK, from the coding sequence ATGCTGAAAAAAGCCGTGTTCGCCGCCTTGTCCCTCTCGCTCGTCGCCGGTCTGGCCCAGGCCGCGACCCTGGTTTACGGTGCGGGGGGTGAACCCGTGTCGCTGGATTCCGGCACCATTACGGACGGAAATTCCAGCATGCCGCAGCTGCTGGTCTACGACCCGCTGGTGAAGTTCAAAAAGGGCACGTCGCAGCTGGCGCCGGGCCTGGCCCTGCAATGGAAACCGAACAAAGACGCCACCGAGTGGACGTTCTTCCTGCGTCCTGGCGTGAAGTTCACCGATGGCACGCCTTTCAACGCCGACGCCGTGGTGTTCAACGTGAACCGCTGGTGGGACAGAGACGCCCCCGGCGGCGCGAAGGAGACCGGCAAGAGTTTCACGTCCTGGCAGTTTATTTTCGGGGGCTTTAAGGGCGAGAGCAACAGCCTGCTGAAAAGCGTACGGGCAGACGGGGCGAACAAGGTGGTGTTTACCCTGACGCGCCCCTTCGCGCCGCTGCCGGAAACGCTGGCCACATCGTTCTTCGGCATTGCCAGCCCGGCGGCGGTCAAGAAAGCTGGGGCGAAGTACGGCACGCCCGCCGCGCTGCCGGTGGGAACGGGGCCGTTCGTGATGCAAAGCTGGCAGACCGGCGACCGCATCGTCCTGACGCCCAACAAGGCGCACTGGGGCAAAAAGGCCAGTTACGACCAGCTGGTGCTGCGCTTCATCAAAGACCCGGCGGCCCGCCTGAACGAGTTGAAGGCCGGAACCATCGACTTCACGACCGACCTGAACCCGGAACAACTGAATGCCGTCAAGAGCGACAAGAACCTGACGCCCGTGCTGGTGCCGTCGTTCAACGTGGGTTTCCTGAGCCTGAACATGAACAACACGTACCTGAAAAACGACAAGGTGCGCCGGGCCATCAGCATGGCGGTGAACAAAAAAGCCATCGTGGAGGCGTTCTGGAATGGCCTGGGCGTCACGGACGCCAGCTTCCTGCCGCCGGCCCTGGGCTGGGCCAACAGCAAGAACGTTCCGGACGATTACAGGTTCGATCCGGCCGCTGCGAAGAAACTGCTGGCGGAAGCGGGCTACCCGAACGGATTTTCGATTGACCTGTGGTACATGCCGGTCAGCCGCCCATATTTTCCCACGCCCAAACCCATCGCCGAGGCGATGGCCGCCGACCTCTCGGCCATCGGGGTCAAGGTCAACCTCAAGACCGAGGACTGGGCCAAGTACCTCGACGACCGCAACAAGGCCCCTGGCTTCGACATGTACATGATCGGCTGGACCGGCCCTTACGCCAGCCCGTACAACTTCTATTACACGTATTACGGCGATGAGTCCTCGCTGGACAGCAACTACCGCAGCCCCAAGATCTTCGAGCTGTTGCGGCAGGCGTCGGCGTCCAGCAGCCAGGCGGCGCAGGCCAGGGCCTACTCGCAGATTCACCAGATCACGTATGACGCGAACGTTCGCCTTCCCATCGTGCATAGCCGCCCGCTGGGCGCTACGCGCACCTACGTGAAAGGCTGGATGCCCGGCCCCAGCACCCTGCTGCCGTTCGAGGACATCACCATCGACGGGAAGAAGTAA